A genomic window from Paucibacter sp. KCTC 42545 includes:
- a CDS encoding TonB-dependent receptor, whose translation MRHTRPVCRLSLLASAAGLLVAGMNAQAQQSTNAAPVPPSAAASAPKSPDAQQLDTVVVTGIRQSLETSLSLKRNARGVVDGIVAEEIGKFPDANLAESMQRIAGVSIDRSNGEGSKVTVRGVGPDFNLVLLNGRQMPASSLGATFASNSRSFDFANLASEGIAALEVYKTSRADAPTGGIGATINIKTARPLDNPKLVASIGAKLVSDESNKRLPDSMKGTQITPEVSGIYSNVFADGTFGIALVGSYQKRNGGYNQAAVDAGWRTFKGDEQNWGTIPLPGQAGADKITNRPKPTDLYVVPQELRYSLNAFERTRTNGQLVLQFRPIKDLTATLDHTYSENKIHSKRAELSAWFNFGPSSSSWTNGPIATPTNYTETYPVTGPADVAMAGSIYGTKNTNQSTGLNVAWKASNTLSFDLDVHHSTATSAADSPYGSNSTLGVSMQNRAFATADFSQKFPILSIGLHGDPATAPSLMQVTGSSFRNSYMRNEIDQAQLKGKYVLSESSGLDFGVGLTKVKNRTAYANVQQDDWGGHNKPSDYDDGLWKPAKLQDYFAHSFGAANGAGLFNNFYLWDFEAVRAAAIKADKSDKWFVPSSDFTDDRRTQEKSTNAFVQYYKDWEWGVPMNVAMGVRYERTTVDSQALVPIVTGINWVSANEFALVKGKSDFTSLSGSYNYYLPSIDYEAELSDKLKLRASYGETIGRPGWGAIQGGVTLSDFRVNGGSGSQGNPALKPLLSKNFDLSAEFYYAKASYASLGLFKKNISNFIGSSSLQSKPAGLTTPINGPLYTEAVAKNCATKDAVCIRNYILNTYNGTRGVVRTGFDGTGNPVGTIAGQAGDPEAVFTISAPSNQRSDHIKGVEFNVQHAFGSSGFGVAANYTLVKSGLKYDNSNLTEQNALLGLGNSANLVGFFENANFSVRAAYNWRDEFLSSTTADVFGSAGPAYTDAYGQWDLSLGYKFNKNLSLNFEALNLNDGLQRVHGRAKEETLYSTQTGRRYSLNARYTF comes from the coding sequence ATGAGACACACTCGACCCGTCTGCCGTCTGTCCCTATTGGCCAGTGCGGCCGGCCTTTTGGTGGCCGGCATGAACGCACAGGCTCAGCAGAGCACAAATGCGGCGCCGGTACCCCCTTCCGCAGCTGCGTCTGCGCCCAAATCGCCAGACGCGCAGCAACTCGATACGGTTGTTGTGACCGGCATTCGGCAAAGCTTGGAGACCTCGCTCAGCTTGAAACGCAATGCGCGCGGGGTGGTGGACGGTATCGTGGCCGAGGAAATCGGCAAGTTCCCCGACGCCAACTTGGCCGAGTCCATGCAGCGCATTGCCGGCGTGTCCATTGACCGCAGCAATGGCGAAGGCTCCAAGGTGACGGTGCGTGGCGTGGGCCCCGACTTCAATCTCGTGCTGCTCAACGGCCGCCAGATGCCGGCCTCCAGCCTGGGCGCTACCTTTGCTTCGAACTCTCGCTCTTTTGACTTCGCCAATCTGGCCTCCGAAGGCATTGCTGCCCTGGAGGTCTACAAGACCAGCCGAGCCGATGCACCGACCGGCGGCATTGGCGCCACCATCAATATCAAGACCGCGCGTCCGCTGGACAACCCCAAACTGGTCGCCAGCATTGGCGCCAAGTTGGTTAGCGATGAATCGAACAAGCGTTTGCCTGACTCGATGAAGGGCACGCAGATCACGCCCGAAGTCTCGGGCATCTACAGCAATGTGTTTGCCGACGGCACCTTTGGTATCGCCTTGGTGGGCAGCTACCAAAAGCGTAATGGCGGCTACAACCAGGCGGCGGTGGATGCCGGCTGGCGCACCTTCAAGGGCGATGAGCAGAACTGGGGCACCATCCCGCTGCCGGGCCAGGCGGGTGCAGACAAGATCACCAATCGCCCCAAGCCCACCGATCTGTATGTGGTGCCACAAGAGCTGCGTTACAGCTTGAACGCTTTTGAGCGCACCCGCACCAATGGTCAGCTGGTCTTGCAGTTCCGCCCCATTAAGGATCTGACGGCCACCCTGGATCACACCTACTCGGAAAACAAGATCCACTCCAAGCGCGCCGAGTTGTCGGCCTGGTTCAATTTCGGCCCATCGTCCTCCAGCTGGACCAATGGCCCGATCGCCACGCCGACGAATTACACCGAGACCTATCCGGTCACAGGCCCCGCCGACGTGGCCATGGCCGGCAGCATCTACGGCACCAAGAACACCAACCAATCGACGGGCTTGAACGTGGCTTGGAAGGCCTCGAACACCCTGTCCTTTGACCTTGACGTCCATCACTCCACCGCCACATCGGCCGCGGATAGCCCTTACGGTAGCAACTCGACCCTGGGCGTGTCGATGCAGAACCGGGCTTTTGCCACGGCCGACTTCTCGCAGAAGTTCCCGATCCTGAGCATTGGCCTGCACGGTGATCCAGCGACCGCGCCCAGCCTGATGCAGGTGACCGGCTCGTCTTTCCGCAACAGCTATATGCGCAACGAGATCGACCAGGCGCAGCTCAAGGGCAAGTACGTCTTGTCTGAGAGTTCGGGTCTGGACTTCGGCGTGGGCCTCACCAAGGTGAAGAACCGCACGGCTTACGCCAATGTGCAGCAAGACGATTGGGGTGGCCACAACAAGCCCTCCGACTATGACGACGGGCTGTGGAAGCCGGCCAAGCTGCAGGACTACTTTGCCCATTCCTTTGGTGCCGCCAACGGCGCCGGCTTGTTCAATAACTTCTATTTGTGGGACTTTGAGGCGGTGCGCGCGGCAGCGATCAAGGCCGACAAGAGCGACAAGTGGTTTGTACCCTCGTCGGACTTCACCGACGACCGCCGCACGCAAGAGAAATCCACTAACGCCTTCGTCCAGTATTACAAGGACTGGGAGTGGGGCGTGCCGATGAATGTGGCCATGGGTGTGCGCTATGAGCGCACCACGGTGGATTCACAGGCCTTGGTGCCCATCGTCACGGGCATCAACTGGGTGAGCGCGAATGAGTTTGCGCTGGTCAAGGGCAAATCAGACTTCACCTCGCTCTCAGGCAGCTATAACTACTACCTGCCCAGCATCGACTACGAGGCAGAGCTGAGCGACAAGCTCAAGCTGCGGGCCAGCTATGGCGAGACCATTGGCCGCCCGGGTTGGGGGGCGATTCAGGGTGGCGTGACCTTGTCGGACTTCCGTGTCAATGGCGGCTCGGGCAGCCAAGGCAATCCGGCCTTGAAGCCGCTGCTGTCGAAGAACTTTGACCTCTCGGCCGAGTTCTACTACGCCAAGGCCAGCTATGCGTCGCTGGGTCTGTTCAAAAAGAACATCAGCAATTTCATTGGTTCAAGCTCGCTGCAGTCCAAGCCGGCTGGTTTGACTACGCCGATCAACGGCCCGCTCTACACCGAAGCGGTGGCGAAGAACTGCGCGACCAAGGATGCGGTTTGCATTCGCAACTACATCTTGAACACCTATAACGGCACGCGTGGTGTGGTGCGCACCGGCTTCGATGGCACCGGCAATCCCGTTGGCACCATTGCGGGTCAAGCGGGTGATCCGGAAGCCGTGTTCACCATCAGTGCGCCCAGCAATCAGCGCAGTGATCACATCAAGGGCGTGGAGTTCAATGTCCAGCACGCCTTCGGCAGCAGCGGCTTTGGTGTGGCCGCCAACTACACCTTGGTGAAGTCGGGCCTGAAGTACGACAACAGCAATCTGACCGAGCAGAACGCGCTCTTAGGTCTGGGCAACTCGGCCAACTTGGTGGGCTTCTTTGAGAATGCCAACTTCAGCGTTCGCGCCGCTTACAACTGGCGCGATGAGTTCCTGAGCAGCACCACGGCGGATGTGTTCGGCTCCGCAGGCCCGGCTTACACCGACGCCTACGGTCAGTGGGACCTCAGCCTGGGTTATAAGTTCAACAAGAACCTGAGTTTGAACTTCGAGGCGCTCAATCTGAACGACGGTCTCCAGCGCGTCCACGGTCGCGCCAAGGAAGAGACGCTGTACTCGACCCAAACGGGCCGTCGCTACAGCTTGAACGCGCGCTACACCTTCTGA
- a CDS encoding SapC family protein: protein MRAALLDNVTHRDLRLQTRLDAAWGDAVSAVPTVPAEFKQMQAHFPIVFQQSGDASRFQPVALLGLLESRSSFLGPRGWEAGHLPWALERQPLLVGRDGEGWVVHIDLDSPRLSLSEGAPLFLANGGQSPLLERRVSVLQALHEGMQTLPDFIDALLQYQLLEPMSLDIEQADGSVRRVAGYYVIDEERLAALPGTAVAALHEAGHWFAIAMAVASLARIPALLEREQRLALA from the coding sequence ATGCGTGCTGCTCTGCTTGATAACGTGACCCACCGGGATCTGCGCCTGCAGACCCGGCTGGATGCCGCTTGGGGTGATGCTGTGAGTGCCGTGCCCACGGTGCCCGCAGAGTTCAAGCAGATGCAGGCGCATTTCCCTATCGTGTTCCAGCAAAGCGGCGACGCCAGCCGCTTTCAGCCGGTGGCCTTGCTCGGTTTGCTGGAATCGCGCAGCAGCTTTTTGGGGCCGCGCGGCTGGGAGGCCGGCCATTTACCTTGGGCCCTGGAGCGCCAGCCCTTGCTGGTGGGTCGTGATGGCGAGGGCTGGGTCGTCCATATTGATTTGGACAGCCCGCGCCTGAGCTTGAGCGAAGGCGCGCCACTTTTTCTAGCCAATGGCGGGCAGTCGCCGCTGTTGGAGCGCCGGGTCTCGGTGCTGCAGGCCTTGCACGAAGGCATGCAGACCTTGCCCGACTTCATTGATGCACTCTTGCAGTACCAACTGCTGGAGCCCATGAGCTTGGACATCGAGCAAGCTGACGGCTCGGTGCGCCGTGTGGCCGGCTATTACGTCATCGACGAAGAGCGCCTCGCGGCCTTGCCGGGCACGGCGGTGGCTGCGCTGCACGAGGCGGGGCACTGGTTTGCCATTGCCATGGCTGTTGCCTCGTTGGCAAGGATTCCAGCCTTGCTTGAGCGCGAACAGCGGCTGGCTCTGGCTTGA
- a CDS encoding cupin-like domain-containing protein codes for MQALREFKVDQADQVPPQLLAMDEPCVLRGLVSHWPLVQACEQAGGDASVAAAACLKSYWRDATVGVFRMAPSTQGRIAYNEDFSGFNFSREFLRFDQLLDQLLACREQSPSPYLYMGSTTVDTCLPGFRSSHALQLDSPEEALVSLWMGNQITVPAHQDWPSNIACCVAGRRRFTLFPPDAVGDLYVGPLDLTPAGQPISLADASKPDLQRFPRFAQALARAQVAELAPGDAIYIPSLWWHQVEGLDGLNALVNYWWRRSPAWADSPNTALWLALATLRDLPPAERQAWRALFDHYVFKADASTAAHIPAQARGLLAPFDETAMRRMRAWLMKKLNR; via the coding sequence ATGCAAGCCCTCAGGGAATTCAAGGTCGATCAAGCCGACCAGGTGCCGCCGCAGCTGCTCGCCATGGACGAGCCCTGTGTGCTGCGCGGCTTGGTCTCGCATTGGCCTCTGGTGCAAGCCTGCGAGCAGGCGGGCGGAGATGCTTCGGTAGCGGCAGCCGCTTGCCTGAAGTCGTACTGGCGCGATGCCACCGTTGGCGTGTTCCGCATGGCGCCGTCGACCCAGGGGCGCATTGCCTATAACGAAGATTTCAGCGGCTTCAATTTCAGCCGCGAGTTCCTGCGCTTTGATCAGTTGCTGGACCAGTTGCTGGCCTGCCGCGAGCAAAGCCCTTCGCCCTATCTGTACATGGGCTCGACCACGGTGGACACCTGCCTGCCTGGTTTTCGCTCTAGCCACGCGCTGCAGCTGGACTCGCCAGAAGAGGCCTTGGTGAGCTTGTGGATGGGCAACCAGATCACGGTGCCGGCGCATCAGGACTGGCCCTCTAACATCGCCTGCTGTGTGGCCGGTCGGCGGCGTTTCACCTTGTTCCCGCCCGACGCGGTGGGCGATTTGTACGTGGGTCCGCTGGACCTGACGCCGGCCGGTCAGCCCATCAGCCTGGCCGATGCATCCAAGCCTGATTTGCAGCGCTTCCCACGTTTTGCCCAAGCCCTGGCGCGGGCCCAGGTGGCGGAGTTGGCGCCCGGCGATGCGATCTACATACCCAGCCTGTGGTGGCATCAGGTCGAGGGTTTGGATGGGCTCAATGCCCTGGTCAATTATTGGTGGCGTCGCAGCCCCGCGTGGGCAGATTCGCCCAACACGGCGCTGTGGTTGGCCTTGGCCACACTGCGTGATTTACCGCCGGCCGAGCGGCAGGCTTGGCGCGCGCTCTTTGATCACTATGTGTTTAAGGCCGATGCCAGCACCGCCGCGCATATCCCTGCCCAAGCGCGCGGCCTGCTCGCGCCCTTTGACGAAACCGCCATGCGCCGCATGCGTGCATGGCTGATGAAAAAACTCAATCGATAA
- a CDS encoding tryptophan halogenase family protein: MNVQAFPTESARSSASAVRRVVIAGGGTAGWMVAALMGKLMGKQLEIRLVESDEIGTVGVGEATIPALHMFHELLGIKEAEFMAATQATFKLGIKFEGWKAPGEDYIHSFGLTGQDHWSAGFQHFWLKGRQRGLAQRYGDYCLELRAAEENRFAHLPQNGMNYAYHLDATRYARYLRGIAEAHGVQRIEGKITEVLRVTPDGDLSALRLGDGALVAGDLFIDCTGFRALLLGETLGVPYEDWTHWLPCDRAVAVQTASVREAPPYTRSIAHPFGWQWRIPLQHRVGNGLVYSSRELSDADAPEVLTRHVEGELLMKPRLLRFIPGQRREVWNRNCIAVGLSSGFIEPLESTSIHLIQRAAIRLMRLFPAGGVREVDRVEFNRQTQDDLEHIRDFIILHYHVTERDDSDLWRHVRTMAVPETLRHRIELFTETARVFRPLDELFAENSWIQVMLGQGISPRHHHPVADLMGDAELQQFLEHIRRQVSQRLATLPPHAAYVERLCAPYRAAA, encoded by the coding sequence ATGAACGTTCAAGCTTTTCCGACCGAGAGTGCCCGCAGCAGCGCGTCAGCGGTGCGCCGCGTCGTCATCGCCGGTGGCGGCACCGCCGGCTGGATGGTGGCTGCCCTGATGGGCAAGCTGATGGGCAAGCAGCTCGAGATCCGCCTGGTGGAGTCCGATGAGATTGGCACCGTCGGCGTCGGCGAGGCCACCATTCCCGCCTTGCATATGTTCCACGAACTGCTGGGCATCAAAGAGGCTGAATTCATGGCCGCCACCCAGGCCACCTTCAAGCTGGGCATCAAGTTCGAAGGCTGGAAGGCGCCCGGCGAGGACTACATCCACTCCTTCGGCTTGACCGGCCAAGATCATTGGAGTGCTGGCTTCCAGCACTTCTGGCTGAAAGGCCGGCAGCGCGGCTTGGCACAGCGCTACGGCGACTATTGCCTGGAGTTGCGCGCCGCCGAAGAGAACCGCTTTGCCCATCTGCCGCAAAACGGCATGAACTACGCCTACCACCTCGATGCCACGCGTTATGCGCGTTACCTGCGCGGCATTGCCGAGGCGCATGGGGTGCAGCGCATCGAGGGCAAGATCACCGAGGTGCTGCGCGTCACGCCCGACGGCGACTTGAGCGCGCTGCGCCTGGGCGATGGCGCCCTGGTGGCAGGCGACTTGTTCATCGACTGCACCGGCTTTCGTGCGCTCTTGCTGGGCGAGACCCTGGGTGTGCCGTATGAGGATTGGACCCACTGGCTGCCCTGCGACCGTGCCGTAGCGGTGCAGACCGCTTCGGTGCGCGAGGCCCCGCCTTACACCCGCTCTATCGCGCACCCGTTTGGCTGGCAATGGCGCATTCCGCTGCAGCACCGGGTGGGCAATGGCCTGGTCTACAGCAGCCGCGAGCTGTCCGATGCTGACGCGCCTGAGGTCTTGACCCGCCATGTTGAAGGCGAGCTTTTGATGAAGCCGCGCCTGCTGCGCTTCATACCGGGCCAGCGCCGCGAGGTGTGGAATCGCAATTGCATCGCGGTGGGCCTGTCCAGCGGTTTCATCGAACCGCTGGAGTCCACCAGCATCCACCTGATCCAGCGCGCGGCGATCCGCTTGATGCGCTTGTTCCCTGCCGGTGGTGTGCGTGAGGTGGACCGGGTCGAGTTCAACCGCCAGACGCAGGATGACCTTGAGCACATCCGCGACTTCATCATCCTGCACTATCACGTGACCGAGCGGGACGACTCTGATTTGTGGCGCCATGTGCGCACGATGGCCGTGCCCGAGACACTGCGCCACCGGATCGAGTTGTTCACCGAAACGGCGCGGGTGTTCCGTCCGCTGGACGAGTTGTTCGCCGAAAACTCCTGGATCCAGGTGATGCTGGGGCAGGGCATCAGCCCGCGCCATCACCATCCGGTGGCTGACTTGATGGGCGACGCGGAGTTGCAGCAGTTCCTGGAGCACATCCGCCGCCAGGTCTCGCAGCGCCTGGCCACCTTGCCGCCCCATGCCGCCTATGTGGAGCGCTTGTGTGCGCCTTACCGTGCCGCGGCCTGA
- the glk gene encoding glucokinase has translation MTETYPRLLGDIGGTNARFAWVEAPEVPVAHCVNYRCADYPTIADAISSYVAEHAPARPQAAALGIANPIDGDQVRMTNGNWSFSIQALKRDLGVEHLSVVNDFTALALALPSLDSSQLHALDGGSSVAGEPLAVLGAGTGLGVAGLLALPNGTWCPLSGEGGHTTLAGQDAFEDAVVARLRLRFGHVSAERALSGPGLVNLYRACAEIAGQDLADLTPPEVLLRAEQGDVLAKQAIELFCNFLGSVAGNLALTLGARGGVYIGGGVAPRLLKELRQSNFRARFEGKGRFADYLAAIPCFVIDAAVSPALDGASRALDLGL, from the coding sequence ATGACCGAAACCTACCCCCGCTTGTTGGGTGATATCGGCGGGACCAATGCCCGCTTTGCATGGGTCGAGGCACCCGAAGTGCCGGTGGCCCACTGTGTGAACTACCGTTGTGCCGACTACCCAACCATTGCCGACGCGATTTCAAGTTATGTGGCGGAGCATGCCCCGGCTCGGCCGCAGGCCGCCGCACTGGGCATTGCCAATCCAATCGACGGTGATCAGGTGCGTATGACCAATGGCAATTGGTCCTTCTCGATCCAGGCGCTCAAGCGCGATCTGGGCGTGGAGCACCTGTCGGTGGTGAATGACTTCACCGCCTTGGCCCTGGCCCTGCCAAGCCTGGACTCCAGCCAGTTGCATGCCCTGGACGGCGGCAGCTCGGTCGCCGGCGAGCCGCTGGCGGTGCTGGGCGCCGGCACCGGCCTGGGTGTGGCCGGCCTGCTGGCCCTGCCCAATGGCACGTGGTGTCCCTTGTCGGGGGAGGGCGGGCACACCACGCTGGCGGGCCAAGATGCTTTTGAGGATGCGGTGGTCGCTCGCCTGCGCTTGCGCTTTGGCCATGTGTCGGCGGAGCGGGCGCTCTCCGGGCCGGGCTTGGTCAATCTCTACCGGGCCTGCGCTGAAATCGCCGGCCAAGACTTGGCCGATCTGACCCCGCCCGAGGTCTTGCTGCGTGCCGAGCAAGGCGATGTCCTGGCCAAGCAAGCGATTGAGCTCTTCTGCAACTTCCTGGGTAGCGTGGCCGGCAATTTGGCCCTGACCCTGGGAGCGCGGGGCGGCGTTTACATCGGCGGCGGCGTGGCGCCTCGTTTACTCAAGGAGTTACGCCAGTCGAACTTCCGTGCCCGCTTTGAAGGCAAGGGCCGCTTCGCTGACTACTTGGCCGCCATTCCTTGCTTTGTCATTGATGCGGCGGTTTCGCCGGCCCTGGATGGCGCCTCGCGGGCGCTGGATCTTGGTTTGTAA
- the ptsP gene encoding phosphoenolpyruvate--protein phosphotransferase: MQASSTKKNQTTQLRQLTLLAPLSGLLLPLEQVPDPVFAQKMVGDGISLDPTSNELLAPVAGRITQLHDAHHALTIASDAGPEILLHIGVDTVLLKGAGFSPLVKQGERVAAGQALIRFDADAVALGARSLLTQIVVANGESVTRIAPARGRVVAGQDTLMVLDLAETAATSRQGSDSSSTSTQRSAPVRLPNPAGLHARPAAVLAAAAKKYLSDVRLVLGAKEANAKSLVAVMALSTKQGDEVLIQASGPDAAEATSALAELLAQGCGENLAEAASPAPARAEPAASANPVAARTVAAAAGELVGVSASPGLAVGQIVQFRVGAIDVKKTGGTPKHERARLDAALHEAHAQLETLKAALSDASKAQILSAHQELLADPDLFEAAIAGISAGDSAGYAWRSAYTGAAAQLEALDNALLRERAHDIRDVGRRVLALLAGVAQTAIQVPDNSILIAEELSPSDTAALDRSKVLGFCTTTGGATSHVAILARSLGIPAICGIDAAALNLAEGSQVVLDGSSGVLQTAPDAAALDSARLRMAQQAQRRSEEAAQAHLPATTLDGQRIEVVANVRNAADTLEGLTHGAEGVGLLRSEFLFDERDTAPSEEEQAQAYSAVAQALGPERVLVIRTLDVGGDKPLPYLPLPKEDNPFLGLRGVRVSLARPAMFRTQLRAILRAAPLAQLHIMFPMIATLDEWREARGILAEEQAALGVGDVKVGLMIEVPSAALLAEQFAREADFFSIGSNDLTQYTLAMDRGHPQLAKQADALHPAVLKMIAMSCEGASQHGKWVGVCGGLASEPLAVPVLIGLGVTELSVSVPAIPAIKAQVKRLSLAACQQLAREVLLLGSAREVRARLAAFAAIAETTTT, encoded by the coding sequence ATGCAAGCAAGCAGTACGAAAAAAAACCAAACTACGCAACTCAGGCAACTCACGCTTTTGGCGCCGCTCTCGGGCCTCTTGCTGCCGCTCGAGCAGGTGCCCGACCCCGTGTTTGCGCAAAAGATGGTGGGCGACGGCATTTCGCTGGACCCCACTTCGAATGAATTGCTCGCACCGGTGGCAGGCCGGATCACTCAGCTGCACGACGCCCATCACGCGCTCACCATCGCCAGCGACGCCGGACCCGAGATCTTGCTGCACATCGGCGTGGATACCGTCTTGCTCAAGGGCGCGGGATTCAGCCCCTTGGTCAAGCAAGGGGAGCGCGTGGCGGCGGGCCAGGCGCTGATTCGCTTCGATGCCGATGCGGTGGCCCTGGGCGCACGCAGCTTGCTGACGCAAATCGTGGTGGCCAATGGGGAGTCTGTGACTCGCATTGCGCCGGCGCGTGGCCGCGTCGTGGCCGGCCAAGACACTTTGATGGTGCTGGATTTGGCCGAGACAGCGGCCACCAGTCGCCAAGGCAGCGACAGCAGTTCAACTAGCACACAGCGCTCAGCCCCCGTGCGCTTGCCCAACCCGGCAGGCTTGCACGCCCGGCCCGCTGCGGTGCTGGCCGCTGCCGCGAAGAAGTATTTGTCTGATGTGCGGCTGGTGCTGGGCGCCAAAGAGGCCAATGCCAAGTCTTTGGTGGCCGTCATGGCGCTGTCGACCAAGCAGGGCGATGAGGTGCTGATTCAGGCTTCGGGGCCCGACGCGGCCGAGGCGACTTCGGCGCTGGCAGAGTTGCTGGCGCAAGGCTGTGGCGAGAACCTTGCTGAGGCGGCTTCGCCTGCGCCAGCTCGCGCCGAACCTGCAGCTTCCGCTAACCCGGTGGCGGCGCGGACTGTCGCCGCTGCGGCCGGAGAACTCGTGGGCGTGTCGGCTTCTCCCGGCTTGGCCGTGGGCCAGATCGTGCAGTTCCGCGTGGGCGCGATTGATGTCAAAAAAACGGGTGGCACGCCCAAGCATGAACGGGCCCGTCTGGACGCCGCCTTGCATGAAGCCCATGCCCAGCTGGAGACCCTCAAGGCTGCACTGTCTGATGCCAGCAAGGCGCAAATCCTCAGCGCTCACCAAGAGCTGCTCGCCGACCCCGATTTGTTCGAAGCCGCGATTGCCGGTATCAGCGCCGGAGACAGCGCGGGCTACGCCTGGCGCAGCGCCTACACCGGCGCTGCCGCCCAGCTGGAGGCGCTGGACAATGCGCTGCTGCGCGAGCGTGCCCATGACATCCGCGACGTTGGGCGGCGCGTGCTGGCCTTGCTGGCTGGGGTGGCGCAGACGGCCATCCAAGTCCCTGACAACTCGATTCTGATTGCCGAGGAGTTGAGCCCGTCCGACACCGCCGCCCTGGATCGCAGCAAGGTGCTGGGCTTTTGCACCACCACTGGCGGCGCCACCAGCCATGTGGCGATTCTGGCCCGCTCACTGGGCATTCCGGCCATCTGCGGCATTGATGCCGCAGCGCTGAATCTGGCCGAGGGCAGCCAGGTGGTACTTGACGGCTCCAGCGGCGTTCTGCAAACCGCACCCGATGCCGCAGCGCTTGATTCGGCCCGGCTGCGCATGGCGCAACAAGCGCAGCGCCGCAGCGAAGAAGCGGCGCAGGCGCATCTGCCCGCCACCACCTTGGATGGGCAGCGCATCGAGGTCGTGGCCAATGTGCGCAATGCGGCCGACACGCTTGAGGGCTTAACGCATGGCGCCGAAGGCGTGGGCTTGCTGCGTTCAGAATTCCTTTTTGATGAACGCGACACGGCGCCCAGCGAGGAAGAGCAGGCCCAGGCCTACAGCGCCGTGGCCCAAGCCCTCGGGCCTGAGCGGGTGCTGGTGATTCGCACGCTCGATGTCGGCGGTGACAAACCCTTGCCCTATCTGCCCCTGCCCAAGGAGGACAACCCCTTCCTGGGCCTGCGCGGCGTGCGGGTGAGCTTGGCGCGGCCAGCTATGTTCCGCACCCAGTTGCGTGCCATCTTGCGCGCCGCGCCGCTGGCGCAGCTGCACATCATGTTCCCCATGATCGCCACCTTGGACGAGTGGCGGGAAGCCCGCGGCATCTTGGCCGAAGAGCAAGCGGCGTTGGGCGTCGGCGATGTGAAAGTCGGCTTGATGATTGAGGTGCCATCGGCTGCGCTGCTGGCCGAGCAATTCGCCCGCGAGGCGGACTTTTTCTCCATCGGCAGCAATGACCTGACCCAGTACACGCTGGCGATGGACCGCGGCCACCCGCAGCTGGCCAAACAGGCCGATGCCTTGCACCCGGCCGTGCTGAAGATGATCGCCATGAGCTGCGAGGGCGCGAGCCAGCATGGCAAATGGGTTGGCGTGTGTGGCGGCCTGGCGTCTGAGCCGCTGGCCGTGCCGGTGCTGATCGGCCTGGGGGTGACAGAGCTGTCAGTCTCGGTGCCCGCCATTCCCGCCATCAAGGCGCAAGTCAAACGCCTGAGCCTGGCCGCGTGCCAGCAGCTGGCGCGCGAGGTCTTGCTGCTGGGTAGCGCCCGTGAGGTGCGTGCCCGCCTAGCAGCCTTCGCAGCCATTGCCGAAACAACAACAACTTAA